In Dyadobacter sp. NIV53, a single window of DNA contains:
- a CDS encoding GH1 family beta-glucosidase — protein MNLNTISGDNPQLSVTDFGENFIWGTATAAYQIEGAVNDDGRGPSIWDTFSKKPGKIKNNDHADVACDFYNLYESDLELVKKLGFTDFRFSVSWSRILPDGTGQKNQKGIDFYNRLIDKCLEMKITPWITLYHWDLPQALENRGGWKNRDIINWFSDYTKLCTLEFGDRVRNWIVLNEPMAVAGLGYTTGLHAPGKKGIWNFLPVVHHLAMCQAEGGRIIRNHVPDAYIGTALSCSFVKPFTRNPKDILAAKRADAVMNRLFIEPVLGLGYPTDAFPFLSGIQKYMLPGDDKKLEFDFDFIGLQNYFSVVVRHSYLAPVLWLKEVPARKRNVPITAMGWEIDPDGMYEILKQFSDYEGIRDIIISENGACFTDVHTDEQVNDVERINFFQQYLRSILKAKNDGMQVKGYLVWSLTDNFEWAEGYNARFGLVHVDFKTQKRTIKNSGKWFSDFLRIEKDVIK, from the coding sequence ATGAATTTGAATACTATTTCGGGCGATAATCCGCAGTTATCCGTAACTGATTTTGGAGAGAATTTTATTTGGGGAACGGCCACCGCAGCTTATCAGATTGAAGGTGCTGTAAATGATGACGGACGCGGGCCATCTATCTGGGACACATTTTCTAAAAAGCCCGGAAAAATCAAAAACAATGACCATGCTGACGTTGCCTGTGACTTTTATAACCTGTATGAATCAGATCTCGAACTGGTCAAAAAATTAGGTTTCACTGATTTCCGTTTTTCTGTTTCGTGGTCACGAATTCTTCCGGATGGAACGGGACAGAAAAACCAAAAGGGAATTGATTTTTATAACAGGCTGATCGACAAATGCCTGGAAATGAAAATAACGCCATGGATCACGTTGTATCACTGGGATTTACCACAGGCACTTGAAAACCGCGGAGGCTGGAAAAACCGTGATATTATAAACTGGTTTAGTGATTACACAAAGCTTTGTACACTTGAATTCGGCGACCGCGTCCGTAACTGGATCGTGCTGAATGAACCTATGGCAGTTGCAGGGCTGGGTTACACAACAGGCCTGCATGCTCCCGGTAAAAAAGGTATCTGGAATTTTTTACCAGTTGTTCATCATCTTGCCATGTGCCAGGCAGAAGGCGGTCGGATCATCCGTAACCATGTTCCTGATGCCTATATCGGAACGGCACTATCCTGCTCGTTTGTAAAACCATTTACCCGGAATCCAAAAGATATTCTGGCCGCGAAAAGAGCCGATGCAGTTATGAACAGGCTTTTTATAGAACCGGTGCTGGGTCTTGGCTATCCGACAGATGCATTTCCATTTCTTTCGGGTATCCAAAAATATATGTTGCCAGGAGATGATAAAAAACTGGAATTCGATTTTGATTTTATCGGCCTGCAGAATTATTTCAGCGTTGTTGTCCGGCACTCGTACCTGGCTCCTGTTTTGTGGCTAAAAGAAGTACCTGCAAGAAAACGTAACGTCCCCATTACTGCAATGGGCTGGGAAATTGATCCTGATGGAATGTACGAAATACTGAAACAGTTTTCTGATTATGAAGGCATTAGAGATATTATTATTTCGGAAAATGGCGCTTGTTTTACTGATGTCCATACCGATGAGCAGGTGAATGATGTGGAAAGAATCAATTTCTTTCAGCAATATCTCCGGAGTATTTTGAAAGCAAAAAATGATGGCATGCAGGTTAAAGGTTACCTCGTCTGGTCACTTACCGATAATTTTGAATGGGCGGAAGGTTACAATGCACGGTTTGGCTTGGTTCATGTTGATTTTAAAACCCAAAAACGCACCATTAAAAATTCCGGAAAATGGTTTTCAGATTTTTTGAGAATTGAAAAGGATGTAATCAAATAA
- the purL gene encoding phosphoribosylformylglycinamidine synthase, protein MIYFFTDDHNTVFAVQIERTLTITDTSKLEWLFAGAKLSQETVLNDFFVGPRAAMITPWSTNAVEITQNMDIHGIVRIEEFKRVEADFSGFDPMLSQKFNELNQHTYTISIAPESIQEVADIAEYNKQEGLSLSNEEVDYLNKLAEKLDRKLTDSEVFGFSQVNSEHCRHKIFNGTFVIDGEEQPVSLFKLIRKTSETNPNGIVSAYKDNVAFVKGPVVQQFAPKRPDVPEYYEIKDFESVISLKAETHNFPTIVEPFNGAATGSGGEIRDRLAGGQGSLPLAGTAVYMTALSRLEDNRPWEKGVEERKWLYQTPMDILIKASNGATDFGNKFGQPLIVGSLLTFEHEEDGRKLGYDKVIMQAGGIGYGKADQAQKEKPEPGDKIVVLGGENYRIGMGGAAVSSSDTGAFGSGIELNAIQRSNPEMQKRVANAVRGMVESDNNTIISIHDHGAGGHLNCLSELVEETGGKIDLDKLPVGDPTLSAKEIIGNESQERMGLVINKENLEILQKIAERERAPMYTVGDVTGDHRFTFESANTGAKPMDLEMDDMFGSSPKVLMHDKTVERAYQPVNYDIAKLNDYLEQLLQLEAVASKDWLTNKVDRCVGGHVAKQQCAGPLQLPLNNVGVMALDFQGKDGIATSIGHAPLSALINPAAGSRNAIAESLSNIVWAPLKDGLASVSLSANWMWACKNEGEDARLYKAVKACSEFAISLGINIPTGKDSLSMKQKYKDAEVIAPGTVIISAAGHCDDITAVVEPVLKKNGGAIYYINLSGDQFKLGGSSFAQVLNKIGTETPDILDADQFKKAFNTIQELIKAGEIQAGHDIGSGGLITTLLEMCFADRDLGASVDLSALGDQDIIEKLFAENIALVFQANETAEAVLTSNGVTFQKIGTVTQTAGLEVKNASDTYQFDIDSLRDIWFKTSYLLDQKQSGPIKAKERFDNYKNHALKYNFPAQFDGKKPVIDASKPRPKAAVLREKGSNSERELANAMYLAGFDVKDVHMTDLISGRETLEDIQFIGAVGGFSNSDVLGSAKGWAGAFLYNEKAKIALENFFKREDTLSVGVCNGCQLFIELGLINEDHEEKPKMLHNESGKHESIFTSLTLQENNSVMLSTLAGSTLGVWVSHGEGRFQLPYSEEKYNIVAKYAYETYPASPNGSAYNTAMLCDNSGRHLVMMPHIERSLFQWHWANYPDGRKDEVSPWIEAFVNARKWVESHH, encoded by the coding sequence ATGATTTATTTCTTCACCGACGATCACAACACAGTTTTTGCTGTTCAGATAGAGCGAACACTCACAATCACAGATACTTCAAAATTAGAATGGCTTTTTGCCGGAGCAAAACTCAGCCAGGAAACTGTACTGAATGACTTTTTTGTTGGTCCGCGGGCGGCCATGATAACACCATGGAGCACCAATGCCGTTGAAATAACCCAGAATATGGATATTCACGGCATTGTCAGGATTGAGGAATTCAAGCGCGTTGAAGCAGATTTTTCCGGCTTCGACCCTATGCTTTCACAGAAATTCAATGAGCTGAACCAGCATACTTATACCATCAGCATCGCTCCCGAATCTATTCAGGAAGTGGCTGATATAGCTGAATATAACAAGCAGGAAGGCCTTTCCCTGAGCAATGAGGAAGTTGATTATCTGAATAAACTTGCTGAAAAGCTGGACAGGAAACTTACTGATTCAGAGGTATTTGGTTTTTCTCAGGTGAATTCGGAACATTGTCGTCACAAAATATTCAATGGTACATTTGTTATTGATGGTGAGGAACAACCGGTTTCACTTTTCAAACTGATCCGTAAAACTTCGGAGACAAACCCCAATGGAATTGTTTCAGCGTATAAGGATAATGTGGCTTTTGTAAAAGGTCCTGTTGTTCAGCAATTTGCGCCGAAAAGGCCTGATGTGCCGGAATATTATGAGATAAAAGATTTCGAATCAGTAATTTCCCTGAAAGCAGAAACACACAATTTCCCTACTATAGTTGAGCCATTCAATGGTGCAGCGACAGGTTCGGGAGGAGAGATACGCGACAGGCTTGCAGGCGGACAAGGTTCACTTCCATTGGCCGGAACAGCGGTTTATATGACTGCACTTTCCCGGTTGGAAGATAATCGTCCCTGGGAAAAAGGCGTTGAAGAAAGAAAATGGCTTTACCAGACGCCCATGGATATCCTGATCAAGGCTTCTAATGGCGCTACGGATTTTGGAAATAAATTTGGTCAGCCACTTATTGTTGGTTCTTTGCTGACTTTTGAGCACGAAGAAGATGGCCGGAAGCTTGGTTACGATAAGGTAATTATGCAGGCTGGCGGGATAGGATACGGAAAGGCTGATCAGGCACAGAAAGAAAAACCAGAACCCGGTGATAAAATCGTTGTACTGGGTGGTGAAAATTACCGTATCGGGATGGGAGGGGCAGCAGTTTCTTCATCGGATACGGGTGCTTTTGGCTCAGGAATTGAACTGAATGCCATCCAGCGCTCCAATCCAGAAATGCAGAAACGAGTTGCCAACGCCGTTCGCGGTATGGTGGAGAGTGATAACAACACCATTATTTCAATCCATGACCACGGTGCAGGCGGGCATTTGAACTGTTTGTCGGAACTGGTGGAAGAAACCGGTGGCAAAATTGATTTAGATAAATTACCTGTTGGTGATCCAACGCTTTCGGCAAAAGAAATTATTGGTAACGAATCCCAGGAACGTATGGGATTGGTAATCAATAAGGAAAACCTGGAAATATTGCAGAAAATTGCGGAACGTGAAAGAGCACCCATGTATACTGTGGGTGACGTAACTGGTGATCACCGCTTTACTTTCGAATCTGCTAACACCGGGGCCAAACCAATGGATCTGGAAATGGACGATATGTTTGGCAGTTCTCCAAAAGTGCTGATGCATGACAAAACCGTTGAACGGGCATATCAACCTGTAAACTATGACATTGCGAAACTGAACGATTACCTCGAACAGCTTCTGCAACTGGAAGCAGTAGCAAGTAAAGACTGGCTTACCAATAAAGTTGACCGTTGTGTAGGTGGCCATGTTGCCAAACAGCAATGTGCGGGACCGCTTCAATTGCCCTTAAATAATGTGGGTGTAATGGCGCTGGATTTTCAGGGAAAAGACGGAATCGCTACATCAATTGGTCACGCACCACTTTCTGCCTTGATCAATCCTGCTGCGGGAAGCCGTAATGCCATTGCCGAATCACTTTCCAATATTGTTTGGGCACCGTTGAAAGATGGATTGGCAAGTGTTTCGCTTTCTGCCAACTGGATGTGGGCATGTAAAAACGAAGGCGAAGATGCACGTTTATATAAAGCCGTAAAAGCCTGTTCTGAATTTGCTATCAGTTTGGGAATCAACATTCCAACGGGAAAAGATTCTCTTTCCATGAAGCAGAAATATAAGGATGCGGAAGTGATTGCACCGGGAACGGTTATTATTTCGGCGGCCGGGCATTGTGATGATATAACTGCGGTTGTTGAACCCGTGCTTAAGAAAAACGGCGGGGCAATTTATTATATCAACCTTTCGGGTGATCAGTTCAAATTAGGTGGCTCGTCATTTGCGCAGGTACTGAATAAAATTGGTACGGAAACACCTGATATACTGGATGCAGATCAGTTTAAAAAAGCATTCAATACGATTCAGGAATTGATTAAAGCAGGAGAAATCCAGGCAGGCCATGATATTGGAAGCGGCGGATTAATTACGACTTTACTAGAAATGTGTTTTGCTGACCGAGATCTTGGCGCTTCTGTTGATCTTTCTGCATTGGGAGATCAGGATATTATTGAAAAGCTTTTTGCAGAGAATATTGCTCTGGTATTTCAGGCGAATGAAACAGCAGAAGCAGTTTTGACCTCCAACGGTGTAACATTCCAAAAGATTGGAACTGTGACTCAAACGGCAGGGCTGGAAGTTAAAAATGCTTCTGACACCTACCAGTTTGATATAGATTCCCTGCGTGATATCTGGTTCAAAACTTCATATTTACTCGATCAGAAACAGAGCGGACCGATTAAAGCAAAAGAACGTTTTGACAATTATAAAAATCATGCACTGAAATACAATTTCCCGGCACAGTTTGATGGGAAGAAACCTGTCATTGATGCCTCAAAACCAAGGCCAAAGGCGGCAGTGCTTCGTGAAAAAGGCAGCAATTCTGAAAGGGAATTGGCCAATGCGATGTATCTGGCGGGTTTTGATGTGAAAGATGTACACATGACCGATCTGATTTCAGGCCGCGAAACGCTGGAAGATATTCAGTTCATTGGCGCTGTGGGTGGTTTCTCTAATTCCGATGTATTGGGCTCAGCAAAGGGATGGGCAGGGGCTTTTCTATATAATGAAAAAGCAAAAATTGCACTGGAGAATTTCTTTAAAAGAGAAGATACTTTGTCTGTCGGAGTGTGTAATGGCTGCCAGCTTTTTATTGAATTAGGGCTGATCAACGAAGATCACGAGGAAAAACCAAAAATGCTGCACAATGAAAGCGGCAAGCATGAGAGCATTTTCACCTCGCTGACCTTACAGGAAAATAATTCGGTAATGCTCTCCACTCTGGCTGGAAGCACATTAGGAGTCTGGGTTTCACATGGTGAAGGCCGGTTCCAGTTGCCTTATTCCGAAGAGAAATATAATATCGTTGCCAAATACGCTTACGAAACTTATCCGGCCAGTCCAAACGGATCAGCTTATAATACGGCAATGCTTTGTGATAACTCAGGTAGACATCTG